A section of the Acidobacterium capsulatum ATCC 51196 genome encodes:
- a CDS encoding TonB-dependent receptor, whose protein sequence is MSFSTLARKVLILSLLCFPFFLAANAWAQDTATLNGTVTDNTGAVIPGAKISVHNAVSGLARSAVTDDSGNFIFHNLPYGNYTVTVLSKGFATSKQTIGLTSAVPVNLNIGLKIGAAAQTVTVQGAAPLTTDTSLRTSMDRHAFSKIPLENPSSALSSLVTMMAPGVAADSNGMMHGLGDHASNSYSIDGQPVTDQQSKIFSNQLPEQAVQSIQVISGAPPAQYGDKTSLVIIVHTRSGEGVTTPTGSITSSYGSFGTAVGGFNIGYGGKDWGNFLLVNGQNSGRFLDTPEHAVMHDKGNEESAYDRIDYQFDPKDSMHLDLEYSRSWFQTPNTYDNLNVQNVVSGGSTADPVFANAGNADQRSKIGTFNIAPTWTRILSSNAILNLGVYVRRDGFNYYPSNNPLADLGPADLQQQSVAQQRSLLNAGVHSDLTWTHGVHTVKIGGDYNQTFLNEDFQLGIVNNLFNAPCVDAGGNPVYGYSSPANCPGDDSANPNYDSALAPYDLTRGGTPYHFNGHTDVKLLGVYAEDEIKTGNWFFNIGLRGDVYNGLSDASQAEPRISMAYTIKQTGTVLRASYARTLETPFNENLVLSSEGCANPVLNPLLACASGFATPLAPGYRNEFHAGLEQHFGKHIDFSADYIWKYTHNAYDFSVLGNTPITFPIEWHNSKIPGFAGRIDVVNFRHLLAYTVFSSVAARYFPPQVGGAGATVGQTGLPFRIDHDERFNQSTHIQYALPFKTAPWIGFNWRYDSGLVAGAVPCYNPLSHDPNSACASTSTILNGKPAIDLSSLTADQEFEAGLICNGVKATPGHPLPAVCPANELTSSLVKIPAPGTGDNDRNPPRIQPRSVFDLSLGDDDLFVRGNTRWSVQLTGVNIANKYALYNFLSTFSGTHYLTPRSLTAQIGFHF, encoded by the coding sequence CACCGACGACAGCGGCAACTTCATCTTTCACAACCTTCCCTACGGCAACTACACCGTCACGGTGCTGTCGAAGGGGTTTGCCACCTCAAAGCAGACCATTGGCCTCACGTCCGCCGTGCCGGTAAATCTCAATATCGGATTGAAGATCGGCGCCGCCGCCCAGACCGTGACCGTGCAGGGCGCCGCTCCGCTCACCACGGACACCAGCCTGCGCACCTCCATGGACCGCCACGCCTTCAGCAAGATTCCGCTCGAGAATCCAAGCTCCGCGCTCAGTTCACTCGTCACCATGATGGCGCCCGGCGTTGCGGCAGATTCCAACGGAATGATGCATGGCCTCGGCGACCACGCGTCGAACTCCTATTCAATTGATGGGCAGCCCGTCACCGATCAGCAGAGCAAAATCTTCTCCAACCAGTTGCCCGAGCAGGCCGTGCAATCCATTCAGGTCATCTCTGGCGCGCCACCGGCCCAATATGGAGACAAGACCAGCCTCGTCATCATCGTTCACACTCGCTCCGGCGAAGGCGTGACCACTCCGACCGGCAGCATCACCAGTTCCTACGGATCTTTCGGCACAGCCGTTGGTGGATTCAACATCGGTTATGGCGGCAAGGACTGGGGCAACTTCCTCCTCGTCAACGGCCAGAACAGCGGGCGATTCCTCGACACTCCCGAGCATGCCGTGATGCATGACAAGGGGAACGAAGAGAGTGCCTATGATCGCATCGACTATCAGTTCGACCCCAAAGACTCGATGCACCTCGACCTTGAGTACAGCCGCTCCTGGTTTCAGACCCCTAATACCTACGACAACCTCAACGTCCAGAACGTTGTCAGCGGCGGCTCAACCGCTGATCCAGTCTTCGCAAACGCCGGCAATGCCGATCAGCGCAGCAAGATCGGCACATTCAACATAGCTCCTACCTGGACCCGGATCCTCAGCAGCAATGCCATTCTCAATCTCGGCGTCTATGTGCGCCGCGACGGCTTCAACTACTATCCCAGCAACAATCCGCTCGCTGATCTTGGCCCCGCCGACCTGCAACAGCAGTCCGTCGCCCAGCAGCGCTCGCTGCTCAACGCCGGAGTGCATAGCGACCTCACCTGGACACACGGAGTTCACACGGTAAAAATCGGAGGGGACTACAACCAGACCTTCCTCAACGAGGATTTCCAGCTCGGCATCGTGAACAATCTCTTCAACGCTCCGTGCGTTGATGCCGGCGGCAACCCGGTGTACGGCTACTCCTCGCCTGCGAACTGCCCCGGCGATGACTCCGCCAATCCCAATTACGATTCCGCACTCGCGCCTTACGATCTGACCCGCGGCGGCACTCCCTATCACTTCAACGGACACACCGATGTGAAGCTGCTGGGCGTCTACGCCGAGGATGAGATCAAGACCGGCAACTGGTTCTTCAACATCGGCCTGCGCGGCGACGTCTACAACGGCCTCAGCGATGCCAGCCAGGCCGAGCCCCGCATCAGCATGGCTTACACCATCAAGCAGACTGGCACCGTGCTGCGTGCCTCGTATGCGCGCACGCTGGAAACGCCATTCAATGAGAACCTCGTGCTCTCCAGCGAAGGCTGCGCCAATCCTGTGCTTAATCCGCTGCTGGCCTGCGCCTCCGGCTTCGCCACACCGCTCGCGCCAGGCTATCGCAACGAGTTCCACGCCGGACTCGAGCAGCACTTTGGCAAACACATTGACTTCAGCGCTGACTACATCTGGAAGTACACGCACAATGCGTATGACTTCAGCGTACTCGGCAACACGCCCATCACCTTTCCTATCGAATGGCATAACTCCAAAATCCCCGGCTTCGCAGGCCGCATTGACGTTGTCAACTTCCGTCACCTGCTCGCCTACACCGTCTTCTCATCCGTCGCCGCGCGCTACTTCCCGCCACAGGTCGGCGGCGCGGGAGCCACCGTCGGCCAGACCGGCCTTCCCTTCCGCATCGACCACGATGAGCGCTTCAATCAGTCCACCCACATTCAGTACGCATTGCCCTTCAAGACTGCGCCCTGGATCGGCTTCAACTGGCGCTATGACAGCGGTCTCGTTGCCGGAGCGGTGCCCTGCTACAACCCACTCTCACACGATCCCAATTCCGCCTGCGCCAGCACATCAACCATACTCAATGGCAAACCCGCCATTGACCTCAGCAGCCTCACCGCCGATCAGGAGTTTGAAGCCGGACTCATCTGCAATGGCGTCAAGGCGACGCCGGGCCATCCGCTGCCCGCCGTCTGCCCAGCCAATGAGCTCACCTCTTCGCTCGTGAAGATTCCCGCGCCCGGCACGGGCGACAATGACCGCAATCCGCCGCGCATTCAGCCGCGCAGCGTGTTTGATCTTTCACTCGGGGATGACGATCTTTTTGTTCGCGGCAACACTCGATGGAGCGTGCAACTGACCGGCGTCAACATTGCCAATAAGTATGCTCTCTACAACTTCCTATCCACATTCAGCGGCACTCACTATCTCACGCCGCGCTCACTGACGGCTCAAATAGGCTTTCACTTCTAA